One genomic window of Parasteatoda tepidariorum isolate YZ-2023 chromosome 9, CAS_Ptep_4.0, whole genome shotgun sequence includes the following:
- the LOC107452822 gene encoding protein angel homolog 2 isoform X3 — translation MARQGAMSIEDIIKNKIAHFRRWKQTKLSKRRPKWGFQFSVMTYNILSQVAVENHRFLYKHCSNTFLQEDYRVSRILPEILNSRSDIICLQEVEQHVFEYRIKELFQTNGFESIFKKKTSSKGDGCAILWRKKKFDLLQHCEVEFKANGNKFLNRDNVGLIAVLKPIHPNLRDINLHVATTHLLFNPRRGEVKLCQLRLLLAELERLALKEISSDGQHHYHPIILCGDFNIEPHSPLYQFIESGFVDLTNVLSGDMSGQTDGKKRGKCVNGEQLSLHKLGINQSSRYEDTSENKLSTSVPNSQSFANSGSGSSNLANPPTIESVDPSILLAIGKSDDPRWITTLKAMGHDKLAQDLASKQSAVPKTSVDFKTNKAANSNDSEDMDSSDGRCEQSDLQFSHNFKFIPAYKFQTDNPKDMPITSMTGCDYNTVDHIFYTVREKQNINTYTEGKLKLLGVYGLMRKDDIDDIGGLPNAHLGSDHTSLIAQFGLCCKR, via the coding sequence ATGGCCCGACAAGGTGCAATGAGCATTGAAGAcattatcaaaaacaaaattgccCATTTTCGACGATGGAAGCAAACAAAATTGAGCAAGAGACGTCCAAAATGGGGTTTTCAATTTTCTGTTATGACCTATAACATATTAAGCCAAGTAGCGGTGGAAAATCATCGTTTCCTGTACAAGCACTGCAGCAATACTTTTCTTCAAGAAGATTATCGAGTTTCCAGGATCTTGCCGGAAATCTTGAACAGCAGAAGTGATATTATATGCTTGCAAGAAGTTGAACAGCATGTGTTTGAGTACAGAATCAAGGAACTTTTTCAAACTAATGGATTCGAATCGATTTTCAAGAAGAAGACAAGCAGTAAAGGCGATGGTTGTGCCATCTTGTGGCGAAAGAAGAAGTTCGATCTTCTTCAACATTGTGAGGTTGAGTTCAAAGCAAATGggaacaagtttttaaataggGACAATGTTGGTTTAATTGCTGTTTTGAAACCCATTCATCCAAATTTAAGGGACATCAATCTCCATGTTGCTACCACCCATTTGTTGTTTAATCCCAGAAGAGGGGAAGTGAAACTGTGCCAGCTTCGACTACTTCTTGCAGAACTTGAAAGATTAGCTTTGAAGGAAATCTCTAGTGATGGTCAGCATCATTATCATCCTATAATCCTCTGTGGGGATTTCAATATCGAACCACATTCCCCTTTATATCAGTTTATCGAGTCTGGATTTGTTGATCTAACCAATGTTTTATCTGGAGATATGTCAGGACAGACAGACGGAAAGAAAAGGGGCAAATGTGTGAATGGTGAGCAATTATCTTTGCACAAACTCGGTATAAATCAATCTAGTCGTTACGAGGATACATCAGAAAATAAACTATCAACTTCTGTACCAAATAGTCAATCATTTGCTAATTCAGGCAGTGGGTCTAGTAACTTGGCTAATCCACCGACAATCGAATCTGTGGACCCCAGTATATTGTTAGCAATCGGTAAATCGGATGATCCGCGTTGGATAACTACTTTAAAAGCAATGGGTCATGATAAACTAGCCCAAGATCTAGCTTCCAAGCAATCAGCCGTGCCAAAAACGTCTGTAGATTTCAAAACCAATAAAGCCGCCAATTCAAACGACTCTGAAGATATGGATAGTAGTGATGGTAGGTGCGAGCAAAGCGACCTTCAGTTTTCTCACAATTTCAAATTCATACCTGCCTACAAGTTTCAAACCGATAATCCAAAAGACATGCCTATCACGTCCATGACTGGCTGTGATTACAATACTGTGGACCACATTTTTTATACCGTTAGAGagaagcaaaatattaatacttacaCTGAAGGGAAATTAAAACTGTTAGGTGTGTATGGCCTAATGCGAAAGGACGATATTGATGATATCGGAGGATTGCCAAATGCTCACTTGGGCTCTGATCACACCAGTCTCATTGCGCAGTTTGGATTGTGTTGtaagagataa
- the LOC107452822 gene encoding protein angel homolog 2 isoform X2: MFLIRNTFRCVVKKCLQCSICFSPPHQHDMARQGAMSIEDIIKNKIAHFRRWKQTKLSKRRPKWGFQFSVMTYNILSQVAVENHRFLYKHCSNTFLQEDYRVSRILPEILNSRSDIICLQEVEQHVFEYRIKELFQTNGFESIFKKKTSSKGDGCAILWRKKKFDLLQHCEVEFKANGNKFLNRDNVGLIAVLKPIHPNLRDINLHVATTHLLFNPRRGEVKLCQLRLLLAELERLALKEISSDGQHHYHPIILCGDFNIEPHSPLYQFIESGFVDLTNVLSGDMSGQTDGKKRGKCVNGEQLSLHKLGINQSSRYEDTSENKLSTSVPNSQSFANSGSGSSNLANPPTIESVDPSILLAIGKSDDPRWITTLKAMGHDKLAQDLASKQSAVPKTSVDFKTNKAANSNDSEDMDSSDGRCEQSDLQFSHNFKFIPAYKFQTDNPKDMPITSMTGCDYNTVDHIFYTVREKQNINTYTEGKLKLLGVYGLMRKDDIDDIGGLPNAHLGSDHTSLIAQFGLCCKR; encoded by the coding sequence GTTTTTCGCCGCCACATCAACATGACATGGCCCGACAAGGTGCAATGAGCATTGAAGAcattatcaaaaacaaaattgccCATTTTCGACGATGGAAGCAAACAAAATTGAGCAAGAGACGTCCAAAATGGGGTTTTCAATTTTCTGTTATGACCTATAACATATTAAGCCAAGTAGCGGTGGAAAATCATCGTTTCCTGTACAAGCACTGCAGCAATACTTTTCTTCAAGAAGATTATCGAGTTTCCAGGATCTTGCCGGAAATCTTGAACAGCAGAAGTGATATTATATGCTTGCAAGAAGTTGAACAGCATGTGTTTGAGTACAGAATCAAGGAACTTTTTCAAACTAATGGATTCGAATCGATTTTCAAGAAGAAGACAAGCAGTAAAGGCGATGGTTGTGCCATCTTGTGGCGAAAGAAGAAGTTCGATCTTCTTCAACATTGTGAGGTTGAGTTCAAAGCAAATGggaacaagtttttaaataggGACAATGTTGGTTTAATTGCTGTTTTGAAACCCATTCATCCAAATTTAAGGGACATCAATCTCCATGTTGCTACCACCCATTTGTTGTTTAATCCCAGAAGAGGGGAAGTGAAACTGTGCCAGCTTCGACTACTTCTTGCAGAACTTGAAAGATTAGCTTTGAAGGAAATCTCTAGTGATGGTCAGCATCATTATCATCCTATAATCCTCTGTGGGGATTTCAATATCGAACCACATTCCCCTTTATATCAGTTTATCGAGTCTGGATTTGTTGATCTAACCAATGTTTTATCTGGAGATATGTCAGGACAGACAGACGGAAAGAAAAGGGGCAAATGTGTGAATGGTGAGCAATTATCTTTGCACAAACTCGGTATAAATCAATCTAGTCGTTACGAGGATACATCAGAAAATAAACTATCAACTTCTGTACCAAATAGTCAATCATTTGCTAATTCAGGCAGTGGGTCTAGTAACTTGGCTAATCCACCGACAATCGAATCTGTGGACCCCAGTATATTGTTAGCAATCGGTAAATCGGATGATCCGCGTTGGATAACTACTTTAAAAGCAATGGGTCATGATAAACTAGCCCAAGATCTAGCTTCCAAGCAATCAGCCGTGCCAAAAACGTCTGTAGATTTCAAAACCAATAAAGCCGCCAATTCAAACGACTCTGAAGATATGGATAGTAGTGATGGTAGGTGCGAGCAAAGCGACCTTCAGTTTTCTCACAATTTCAAATTCATACCTGCCTACAAGTTTCAAACCGATAATCCAAAAGACATGCCTATCACGTCCATGACTGGCTGTGATTACAATACTGTGGACCACATTTTTTATACCGTTAGAGagaagcaaaatattaatacttacaCTGAAGGGAAATTAAAACTGTTAGGTGTGTATGGCCTAATGCGAAAGGACGATATTGATGATATCGGAGGATTGCCAAATGCTCACTTGGGCTCTGATCACACCAGTCTCATTGCGCAGTTTGGATTGTGTTGtaagagataa
- the LOC107452822 gene encoding protein angel homolog 2 isoform X1 has translation MDFNRISYPIVYPQYSSWVPYNAVPVQDVRFGGFSPPHQHDMARQGAMSIEDIIKNKIAHFRRWKQTKLSKRRPKWGFQFSVMTYNILSQVAVENHRFLYKHCSNTFLQEDYRVSRILPEILNSRSDIICLQEVEQHVFEYRIKELFQTNGFESIFKKKTSSKGDGCAILWRKKKFDLLQHCEVEFKANGNKFLNRDNVGLIAVLKPIHPNLRDINLHVATTHLLFNPRRGEVKLCQLRLLLAELERLALKEISSDGQHHYHPIILCGDFNIEPHSPLYQFIESGFVDLTNVLSGDMSGQTDGKKRGKCVNGEQLSLHKLGINQSSRYEDTSENKLSTSVPNSQSFANSGSGSSNLANPPTIESVDPSILLAIGKSDDPRWITTLKAMGHDKLAQDLASKQSAVPKTSVDFKTNKAANSNDSEDMDSSDGRCEQSDLQFSHNFKFIPAYKFQTDNPKDMPITSMTGCDYNTVDHIFYTVREKQNINTYTEGKLKLLGVYGLMRKDDIDDIGGLPNAHLGSDHTSLIAQFGLCCKR, from the coding sequence GTTTTTCGCCGCCACATCAACATGACATGGCCCGACAAGGTGCAATGAGCATTGAAGAcattatcaaaaacaaaattgccCATTTTCGACGATGGAAGCAAACAAAATTGAGCAAGAGACGTCCAAAATGGGGTTTTCAATTTTCTGTTATGACCTATAACATATTAAGCCAAGTAGCGGTGGAAAATCATCGTTTCCTGTACAAGCACTGCAGCAATACTTTTCTTCAAGAAGATTATCGAGTTTCCAGGATCTTGCCGGAAATCTTGAACAGCAGAAGTGATATTATATGCTTGCAAGAAGTTGAACAGCATGTGTTTGAGTACAGAATCAAGGAACTTTTTCAAACTAATGGATTCGAATCGATTTTCAAGAAGAAGACAAGCAGTAAAGGCGATGGTTGTGCCATCTTGTGGCGAAAGAAGAAGTTCGATCTTCTTCAACATTGTGAGGTTGAGTTCAAAGCAAATGggaacaagtttttaaataggGACAATGTTGGTTTAATTGCTGTTTTGAAACCCATTCATCCAAATTTAAGGGACATCAATCTCCATGTTGCTACCACCCATTTGTTGTTTAATCCCAGAAGAGGGGAAGTGAAACTGTGCCAGCTTCGACTACTTCTTGCAGAACTTGAAAGATTAGCTTTGAAGGAAATCTCTAGTGATGGTCAGCATCATTATCATCCTATAATCCTCTGTGGGGATTTCAATATCGAACCACATTCCCCTTTATATCAGTTTATCGAGTCTGGATTTGTTGATCTAACCAATGTTTTATCTGGAGATATGTCAGGACAGACAGACGGAAAGAAAAGGGGCAAATGTGTGAATGGTGAGCAATTATCTTTGCACAAACTCGGTATAAATCAATCTAGTCGTTACGAGGATACATCAGAAAATAAACTATCAACTTCTGTACCAAATAGTCAATCATTTGCTAATTCAGGCAGTGGGTCTAGTAACTTGGCTAATCCACCGACAATCGAATCTGTGGACCCCAGTATATTGTTAGCAATCGGTAAATCGGATGATCCGCGTTGGATAACTACTTTAAAAGCAATGGGTCATGATAAACTAGCCCAAGATCTAGCTTCCAAGCAATCAGCCGTGCCAAAAACGTCTGTAGATTTCAAAACCAATAAAGCCGCCAATTCAAACGACTCTGAAGATATGGATAGTAGTGATGGTAGGTGCGAGCAAAGCGACCTTCAGTTTTCTCACAATTTCAAATTCATACCTGCCTACAAGTTTCAAACCGATAATCCAAAAGACATGCCTATCACGTCCATGACTGGCTGTGATTACAATACTGTGGACCACATTTTTTATACCGTTAGAGagaagcaaaatattaatacttacaCTGAAGGGAAATTAAAACTGTTAGGTGTGTATGGCCTAATGCGAAAGGACGATATTGATGATATCGGAGGATTGCCAAATGCTCACTTGGGCTCTGATCACACCAGTCTCATTGCGCAGTTTGGATTGTGTTGtaagagataa